A region of Aquarana catesbeiana isolate 2022-GZ linkage group LG08, ASM4218655v1, whole genome shotgun sequence DNA encodes the following proteins:
- the LOC141105048 gene encoding uncharacterized protein isoform X8 produces MEEWEYIEGHKDLYKDFMMENQPPLTSPVGSSNRNPPERCPFPLYFRDSTQEDHTIPHHHQGEELKNIKPEIKEEEEETLISGAQPSMEEVVPLHSRDSTQEGHTIPHHHQHKEQMYVKNEVKEEEEETTVMGFQDSTEEVGMIVTTKEEEPFLDMSTDGSSNGNPPERCSRPLYSRDSTQEGHTISHHHQGEELKDIKAEIKEEEEETLMSGAQQFMEGVPLYSQDSPQEDHTIPHHRQGEEQINIKAEVKEEEEETYVGGDQPSMEEAGMIMKIEQDEISPPFDTNGCDVRNSSERHLLLSADCKSEDNVITQDPPGGNPSTQNIHHRPSCPETSMDPSDQGESSHQSHTMIVNIHVRSHTADRSTDPSNPEESSSPHEGDHRGQNLFPCSECGKCFTQKEVLIVHQEIHTAECPYSCSECGKSFTHQGTFVRHQRIHTGERPYSCSECGKSFNQKGALVRHQRIHTGERPYSCSECGKSFTQKGALVEHQISHTGERSYSCSECGKSFTLQGALVRHQRIHTGERPYSCSECGKSFTQIGGLVRHQISHTGEHPYLCVECGKSFTLKGNLVKHQRSHTGERPYSCSECGKSFNKKDHLVKHQRKHTGDRPYSCSECGKSYVCKEDLIRHHIIHTGERPFSCSECGKSFNKKDNLVKHQKIHTGERPYSCSECGKSFICKGNLVKHQRIHTGERPYLCTECGKTFTYKGDFVKHHRSHTGERPFSCSECGKSFTRKGQLLKHQRSHTML; encoded by the exons atggaggagtgggagtatatagaaggacacaaggatctctacaaggacttcatgatggagaatcagccgcccctcacatcaccgg ttGGATCCAGTaatagaaacccaccagagagatgtccctttCCTCTGTATttccgggattccacacaggaagatcacaccatccctcatcatcatcag ggtgaagaactcaAAAACATCAAACCTGAGAttaaagaggaagaggaagagacatTGATAAGTGGAGCTCAGCCGTCTATGGAGGAGGTTGTTCCTCtgcattcccgggattccacacaggaaggtcacaccatccctcaccatcatcag CATAAAGAACAGATGTATGTAAAAaatgaggttaaagaggaagaagaggagacgaCTGTGATGGGTTTTCAGGATTCTACGGAGGAAGTTGGGATGATAGTGACAACTAAAGAGGAAGAACCTTTTCTAGATATGAGCACGG atggatccagtaatgggaacccaccagagagatgttcccgtcctctgtattcccgggactcaacacaggaaggtcacaccatcagTCACCATCATCAG ggtgaagaactgaaagacatcaaagctgagattaaagaggaagaagaagagacattGATGAGTGGAGCTCAGCAGTTTATGGAGGGTGtacctctgtattcccaggattccccacaggaagatcacaccatccctcaccatcgtCAG GGTGAAGAACAGattaatataaaagctgaggttaaagaggaagaagaagagacgtacgTGGGGGGTGATCAGCCGTCCATGGAGGAGGCTGGGATGATTATGAAGATTGAACAGGATGAAATTTCTCCACCTTTCGACACAA ATGGATGTGACgtcaggaattcctcggagagacatcttctattatctgctgattgtaagtcagaagataatgtcatcacacaggatcctccaggaggaaatccaagtacacaaaatatacatcacagaccttcctgtccggagacatcaatggatccctctgatcagggggaatcttctcatcaatcacatactatgattgtaaatatccatgtaagatctcacactgcagatcgatcaacagatccttctaatcccgaggaatcttcctcaccccatgaagGAGATCACAGAGGTCAGAATCTATtcccatgttcagagtgtgggaaatgtttcactcagaaagaAGTACTTATTGTACACCAGGAAATTCACACGGCTGagtgtccttattcatgttcagagtgcgggaaatctttcactcatcaAGGAACCtttgttagacaccagagaattcacacgggtgagcgtccttattcatgttcagagtgcgggaaatctttcaatcaGAAAGGGGcccttgttagacaccagagaattcacacaggtgaacgcccttattcatgttcagagtgcgggaaatctttcactcaaaaAGGGGCCCTTGTTGAACACCAGAtaagtcacacgggtgagcgttcttattcatgttcagagtgcgggaaatctttcactcttcAAGGAGcccttgttagacaccagagaatccacacaggtgagcgcccttattcatgttcagagtgcgggaaatctttcactcagataGGAGGTCTTGTTAGACACCAGATAAGTCACACAGGGGAGCATCCTTATTTATGTGTAGAGTGTGGAAAATCTTTCACTCTGAAAGGAAACCTCGTGAAACACCAGAGAAGTcatacaggtgagcgtccttattcatgttcagagtgcgggaaatctttcaacaAGAAAGATCATCTTGTGAAACACCAGAGAAAGCACACAGGTGACCGTccctattcgtgttcagagtgcgggaaatcttacgTTTGTAAAGAAGACCTTATTAGACACCAtataattcacacaggtgagcgtcctttttcatgttcagagtgcgggaaatcttttaatAAGAAAGATAATCTTGTtaaacatcagaaaattcacacaggtgagcgtccctattcatgttcagagtgtgggaaatctttcatttgtaaaggaaaccttgttaaacaccaaagaattcacacgggtgagcgtccttatttatgtacagagtgcgggaaaacTTTCACTTATAAAGGAGACTTTGTTAAACACCacagaagtcacacaggtgagcgtccattttcatgttcagagtgcgggaaatctttcacccgGAAAGGACAACTTCTgaaacaccagagaagtcacactaTGCTCTAA
- the LOC141105048 gene encoding uncharacterized protein isoform X7: protein MEEWEYIEGHKDLYKDFMMENQPPLTSPVGSSNRNPPERCPFPLYFRDSTQEDHTIPHHHQGEELKNIKPEIKEEEEETLISGAQPSMEEVVPLHSRDSTQEGHTIPHHHQHKEQMYVKNEVKEEEEETTVMGFQDSTEEVGMIVTTKEEEPFLDMSTDGSSNGNPPERCSRPLYSRDSTQEGHTISHHHQGEELKDIKAEIKEEEEETLMSGAQQFMEGVPLYSQDSPQEDHTIPHHRQVQGEEQINIKAEVKEEEEETYVGGDQPSMEEAGMIMKIEQDEISPPFDTNGCDVRNSSERHLLLSADCKSEDNVITQDPPGGNPSTQNIHHRPSCPETSMDPSDQGESSHQSHTMIVNIHVRSHTADRSTDPSNPEESSSPHEGDHRGQNLFPCSECGKCFTQKEVLIVHQEIHTAECPYSCSECGKSFTHQGTFVRHQRIHTGERPYSCSECGKSFNQKGALVRHQRIHTGERPYSCSECGKSFTQKGALVEHQISHTGERSYSCSECGKSFTLQGALVRHQRIHTGERPYSCSECGKSFTQIGGLVRHQISHTGEHPYLCVECGKSFTLKGNLVKHQRSHTGERPYSCSECGKSFNKKDHLVKHQRKHTGDRPYSCSECGKSYVCKEDLIRHHIIHTGERPFSCSECGKSFNKKDNLVKHQKIHTGERPYSCSECGKSFICKGNLVKHQRIHTGERPYLCTECGKTFTYKGDFVKHHRSHTGERPFSCSECGKSFTRKGQLLKHQRSHTML, encoded by the exons atggaggagtgggagtatatagaaggacacaaggatctctacaaggacttcatgatggagaatcagccgcccctcacatcaccgg ttGGATCCAGTaatagaaacccaccagagagatgtccctttCCTCTGTATttccgggattccacacaggaagatcacaccatccctcatcatcatcag ggtgaagaactcaAAAACATCAAACCTGAGAttaaagaggaagaggaagagacatTGATAAGTGGAGCTCAGCCGTCTATGGAGGAGGTTGTTCCTCtgcattcccgggattccacacaggaaggtcacaccatccctcaccatcatcag CATAAAGAACAGATGTATGTAAAAaatgaggttaaagaggaagaagaggagacgaCTGTGATGGGTTTTCAGGATTCTACGGAGGAAGTTGGGATGATAGTGACAACTAAAGAGGAAGAACCTTTTCTAGATATGAGCACGG atggatccagtaatgggaacccaccagagagatgttcccgtcctctgtattcccgggactcaacacaggaaggtcacaccatcagTCACCATCATCAG ggtgaagaactgaaagacatcaaagctgagattaaagaggaagaagaagagacattGATGAGTGGAGCTCAGCAGTTTATGGAGGGTGtacctctgtattcccaggattccccacaggaagatcacaccatccctcaccatcgtCAG GTTCAGGGTGAAGAACAGattaatataaaagctgaggttaaagaggaagaagaagagacgtacgTGGGGGGTGATCAGCCGTCCATGGAGGAGGCTGGGATGATTATGAAGATTGAACAGGATGAAATTTCTCCACCTTTCGACACAA ATGGATGTGACgtcaggaattcctcggagagacatcttctattatctgctgattgtaagtcagaagataatgtcatcacacaggatcctccaggaggaaatccaagtacacaaaatatacatcacagaccttcctgtccggagacatcaatggatccctctgatcagggggaatcttctcatcaatcacatactatgattgtaaatatccatgtaagatctcacactgcagatcgatcaacagatccttctaatcccgaggaatcttcctcaccccatgaagGAGATCACAGAGGTCAGAATCTATtcccatgttcagagtgtgggaaatgtttcactcagaaagaAGTACTTATTGTACACCAGGAAATTCACACGGCTGagtgtccttattcatgttcagagtgcgggaaatctttcactcatcaAGGAACCtttgttagacaccagagaattcacacgggtgagcgtccttattcatgttcagagtgcgggaaatctttcaatcaGAAAGGGGcccttgttagacaccagagaattcacacaggtgaacgcccttattcatgttcagagtgcgggaaatctttcactcaaaaAGGGGCCCTTGTTGAACACCAGAtaagtcacacgggtgagcgttcttattcatgttcagagtgcgggaaatctttcactcttcAAGGAGcccttgttagacaccagagaatccacacaggtgagcgcccttattcatgttcagagtgcgggaaatctttcactcagataGGAGGTCTTGTTAGACACCAGATAAGTCACACAGGGGAGCATCCTTATTTATGTGTAGAGTGTGGAAAATCTTTCACTCTGAAAGGAAACCTCGTGAAACACCAGAGAAGTcatacaggtgagcgtccttattcatgttcagagtgcgggaaatctttcaacaAGAAAGATCATCTTGTGAAACACCAGAGAAAGCACACAGGTGACCGTccctattcgtgttcagagtgcgggaaatcttacgTTTGTAAAGAAGACCTTATTAGACACCAtataattcacacaggtgagcgtcctttttcatgttcagagtgcgggaaatcttttaatAAGAAAGATAATCTTGTtaaacatcagaaaattcacacaggtgagcgtccctattcatgttcagagtgtgggaaatctttcatttgtaaaggaaaccttgttaaacaccaaagaattcacacgggtgagcgtccttatttatgtacagagtgcgggaaaacTTTCACTTATAAAGGAGACTTTGTTAAACACCacagaagtcacacaggtgagcgtccattttcatgttcagagtgcgggaaatctttcacccgGAAAGGACAACTTCTgaaacaccagagaagtcacactaTGCTCTAA